One part of the Oscillatoria sp. FACHB-1407 genome encodes these proteins:
- a CDS encoding photosystem II protein D1, whose product EVMHERNAHNFPLDLAAGEAAPVALTAPQING is encoded by the coding sequence GGAAGTAATGCACGAGCGCAACGCTCACAACTTCCCCCTCGATTTGGCTGCTGGTGAAGCTGCTCCTGTTGCTTTGACTGCTCCTCAAATCAATGGTTAA